The Anopheles gambiae chromosome 2, idAnoGambNW_F1_1, whole genome shotgun sequence genomic sequence GTCGTCGGTTAGATTTGCCACGGACGGGAAGGATCAGTTCGTGTTCCGGGAGCCGGGTGTGACGGCAGTGGCAAGAGAACCTTCTCCCATAGATCATGGACAGTTTACACCGATGTACGCCCCCCACTACAGTGCCGATTCGCCGGTGAAGCGAGCCGGAAGGATCCGTTTCGTGGACGACTCCGATGCGTCACCGTCCACCACCACGGTGAATGGAGCTGTTAGTGGGAGCAATTTCTTCGGCAAAGGATCCGTTGCCGACGTCTCACCGGCCGGATCGCCGTTCGGGCAGCGTGAAGGTGATCAATTTTACACCGTCGGTGCATCGATACAGTTTGCCGGAGGAAATGCGGGAGGAGACACGATCactccaccaccgccaccgccagcaGGCAGTCAGCAGAAaccgaaaaggaaaaagaacaaGTACAAGTACGTGGCAAACGATAAGATCTACAATACGGACGGTGGGTTCGAGCAGCCTGGGCAGTATGGGGCGTATTCTACCTACACCGGTGCGCCACCGCAACGATTTTCGGCCCCATTGCAGGGCAACTATTTGACGGTGAATGGAGCCCGTCCGCAACAGCAGGTTGGACAGTACGACGGTAGTTCGATGCTGAACTATCCCGAGCTGCAGAAGCAACAGTATCCGTTCAGCATTGCGCCACAGAGCGCCGCTGGAGGTGCTTACAATCCGTACAGTTCGTACAATCCGTACCAGTATCCTTCGGAGTCGCCGTACCCGTACGCTTCAGAGTCACCGTACGCCACCAATCCGTACCAACAGCAACCGCAAGGATACTATCCACCGCAACAGTCACTGCCTGCTTCCAGCGGTCTAGCGCAACCGCCAAACGCGCAGAGCATCCTGGGGGTGCTTCAGAGCATCTTCAACTTTGCCCCCGGCACGTTCGGATCGTTCGGAGCGGCCGCGACGCCGCAACGTCCGGGTGGTGCATTCGCCAGCCCTGGAGCCGGTTTTGGTGGCGTTGGCGGTGGTGTGGGTGGTCAGCTGCGCCAAGCGTTGGATAACATTTCCGAAAACGACGAGCTGCAGTGCGTGCCGAAGCTGATCTGCATGATGTCGCGCAGCTCGACCGGCCAGGGCTTTAGCAGCTACGTCAACCGGGGTCTACTGTCGACGTAAGTTGCGTCATGGCGGCACACAGCGGCGAACTTCTTATTGATTTTCCCTACTTCACAGCATCCTTACCGCCGTGCCGGACAGCTCACCGTGGCTCAAGTTCTCCCGGGCCGCCCTGCTAGGGTACGGCATTGGGGCGAACAGCTGCGACGCGTACTATCCCAAGTGTCCGAAGGATGAGATGCAGATCCTGTACTACCTGAACAACCATCGGGGTGGGTTTTTCCGCTTCTTCAGCAAcggtgagcagcagcagcagcagcagcagcagcagcaacagtaccagcagcagcagtacgggTAGAGAAATCTGCAACGATATCAACAGTGATCGGAGTCAAATCGAACCTAAAGAAGACGACGAAATGTGCCAATCTGAATGGATAGAGGAGACAATAGGACAGCCCTTTCCTAActtgttatttattatgtgACACAAACGTAtacctgtctctctctctctctctcgcgtgtgtgtgcgtatataTGCGTGTCCCGGAAGCCCACCCAAGCAAGTGGTCGCCCTTTTTAGAGAGCGCGGCTGTGCGTAACTAATATTGCTCGCTGTCCGTGGGAAAGTGATTTGTGAGGAGCAGAATTTGATGCACACCGCCATGGCCATGACCGgcgatgtttcttttttcgggATGGGCTGTGAGAAAGTTACTCCCTCGATTTTGTCTTTATCACACGCCACATTTAACCGTAGCCAAATGGTGGCTTGATGGCGCAAATAATACCAactacacacaacacacc encodes the following:
- the LOC5666883 gene encoding uncharacterized protein LOC5666883, which gives rise to MSFWMTLVLAAIVSGQGVRAISYRKDTGFATDGKDQFVFREPGVTAVAREPSPIDHGQFTPMYAPHYSADSPVKRAGRIRFVDDSDASPSTTTVNGAVSGSNFFGKGSVADVSPAGSPFGQREGDQFYTVGASIQFAGGNAGGDTITPPPPPPAGSQQKPKRKKNKYKYVANDKIYNTDGGFEQPGQYGAYSTYTGAPPQRFSAPLQGNYLTVNGARPQQQVGQYDGSSMLNYPELQKQQYPFSIAPQSAAGGAYNPYSSYNPYQYPSESPYPYASESPYATNPYQQQPQGYYPPQQSLPASSGLAQPPNAQSILGVLQSIFNFAPGTFGSFGAAATPQRPGGAFASPGAGFGGVGGGVGGQLRQALDNISENDELQCVPKLICMMSRSSTGQGFSSYVNRGLLSTILTAVPDSSPWLKFSRAALLGYGIGANSCDAYYPKCPKDEMQILYYLNNHRGGFFRFFSNGEQQQQQQQQQQQYQQQQYG